Proteins found in one Neodiprion lecontei isolate iyNeoLeco1 chromosome 6, iyNeoLeco1.1, whole genome shotgun sequence genomic segment:
- the LOC107220006 gene encoding calmodulin-like protein 4 isoform X2, translating to MARYFREEDIDEFRECFYLFARSGQIKTLDELTIIMRSLGLSPTIAELNKYLKDKGGKMSFADFLEVMHHQTRQENLPKEVIEAFKAADTSRNGSIPARQLAHMLLHWGEKLSAKEVEQIFREANVSPNGQVRYEDFVKIACAPVPDYY from the exons ATG GCTCGTTACTTCCGAGAAGAAGATATAGACG AGTTCAGGGAATGCTTCTACCTTTTCGCACGAAGTGGGCAAATCAAAACACTCGATGAATTGACCATTATAATGCGATCGTTGGGTCTGAGTCCGACAATTGCTGAGCTGAACAAATATCTCAAAGACAAAG GTGGTAAAATGTCCTTTGCTGATTTCCTTGAGGTGATGCATCACCAAACGAGACAGGAAAATCTTCCCAAAGAAGTTATCGAGGCATTCAAAGCTGCCGATACTTCTAGGAACGGTTCAATTCCTGCCAGACAGTTAGCTCACATGCTACTTCACTGGGGTGAAAAACTCAGTGCCAAAGAAG TTGAGCAAATATTTAGGGAAGCAAACGTATCACCAAACGGACAAGTCAGGTATGAGGATTTTGTCAAGATCGCTTGTGCCCCTGTACCTGATTACTACTGA